A window of Streptomyces gilvosporeus contains these coding sequences:
- a CDS encoding MFS transporter, with product MVLAAVAVAQFAVALDLSVVNVALPAIHTALGFAPLDLSWVVHVYALTLGGFLLLGGRACDLYGRRRLFVLGLAVFGLCSLAGGLAQTPWQLIAARAGQGLGAAAATPATLAMLTTTFPEGPQRVRALGVWSGVNAAGGALGVLAGGLLAQYAGWRWVMLINLPIVAVALALVRAGVPAEARPARRERLDVLGAVLATGGVGLLVTGVVRTDAQGWDSPATWTMLVAAAMLLAAFVVTESRHSAPLLRLGLLRSRWVAGANVLVFFSTAGQFAAFYFVSLYMQQVLGMGAAATGAAFLPFAVSLVAGTLVATRITAARTPRASLVPGALLAAVGLAWFAFISPDGGFLTDVLGPCIITGTGVGLVIAPIVAAATTGVARHEAGMASGLMNSSRQLGGCIGLAALATIAAHRTGTATDPAAINDGYALGLAIAAALFGIAAVVAITVLPRRQAETPALQPATAENRLEGTPS from the coding sequence ATGGTGCTGGCAGCCGTGGCCGTCGCCCAGTTCGCCGTCGCCCTGGACTTATCCGTGGTCAACGTCGCCCTGCCCGCGATCCACACCGCGCTGGGATTCGCACCGCTCGACCTGTCGTGGGTCGTGCACGTCTACGCGCTCACGCTCGGCGGCTTTCTGCTGTTGGGAGGCCGCGCATGCGACCTCTACGGCCGACGACGGCTGTTCGTGCTCGGCTTGGCCGTCTTCGGGCTGTGCTCACTGGCGGGCGGGCTCGCCCAGACACCCTGGCAACTGATCGCCGCCCGCGCCGGCCAGGGCCTGGGAGCCGCCGCGGCCACGCCGGCCACGCTGGCGATGCTCACCACCACCTTCCCCGAGGGCCCGCAGCGCGTGCGCGCGCTCGGGGTGTGGAGCGGGGTGAACGCCGCAGGCGGAGCGCTGGGCGTGCTGGCGGGTGGGCTGCTGGCCCAGTACGCGGGCTGGCGCTGGGTGATGCTGATCAATCTCCCCATCGTCGCGGTGGCTCTCGCGCTGGTCCGCGCAGGCGTGCCCGCCGAAGCACGCCCCGCCCGGCGCGAGAGGCTGGATGTGCTCGGTGCCGTCCTGGCCACCGGTGGAGTCGGACTGCTGGTGACCGGTGTCGTGCGCACCGACGCCCAAGGGTGGGACTCCCCGGCCACATGGACGATGCTCGTCGCCGCAGCCATGCTCCTGGCCGCCTTCGTCGTCACCGAATCCCGGCATTCCGCACCGCTGTTGCGCCTGGGCCTGCTGCGCAGCCGCTGGGTCGCCGGCGCCAACGTGCTGGTCTTCTTCTCCACGGCCGGGCAGTTCGCGGCGTTCTACTTCGTGTCCCTGTACATGCAGCAGGTTCTGGGCATGGGTGCCGCGGCGACCGGTGCCGCGTTCCTGCCCTTCGCTGTAAGTCTGGTCGCGGGCACCCTCGTCGCGACCCGCATCACCGCGGCACGCACCCCCCGTGCGTCCCTGGTGCCTGGCGCCCTGCTGGCCGCTGTGGGCCTGGCCTGGTTCGCCTTCATCAGCCCCGACGGCGGATTCCTCACCGATGTGCTCGGCCCCTGCATCATCACCGGCACCGGCGTCGGACTAGTCATCGCCCCGATCGTCGCCGCCGCAACCACCGGCGTCGCCCGCCATGAGGCCGGCATGGCCTCCGGCCTCATGAACAGCTCCCGCCAACTCGGCGGCTGCATCGGCCTGGCCGCTCTGGCCACCATCGCCGCACACCGCACCGGCACGGCAACCGACCCCGCCGCAATCAACGACGGCTACGCCCTAGGCCTTGCCATCGCCGCCGCCCTCTTCGGGATCGCGGCCGTCGTGGCGATCACCGTGCTGCCTCGCCGCCAGGCCGAAACACCCGCCCTGCAACCCGCCACCGCAGAGAAC
- a CDS encoding TetR/AcrR family transcriptional regulator has protein sequence MPQPPAPRKTLGRPPRISREEVVTTARRIVDTEGVDRLTMRRLATEIGSTPMALYHHVRNKEELLVLLLDDYATRTLHRPDLPAQPRERIVVAAATIHEALAACPWIVEVLTADDLMATSALWFVEQIVDGLVECGLSPERAVHGYRAIWYYTAGEIVVRVTAARRRTDDDRPTYREQVFADLDPGELPRLAQVADHWAPLTAEDTYLDGLRALVDGLLAPR, from the coding sequence ATGCCGCAACCGCCCGCACCGCGCAAAACCCTCGGCCGGCCTCCCCGCATCTCCCGCGAGGAGGTCGTCACAACGGCCCGTCGGATCGTGGACACGGAAGGCGTGGACCGGCTGACCATGCGGCGGCTGGCCACGGAGATCGGCAGTACGCCGATGGCGCTCTACCACCACGTCCGCAACAAGGAAGAACTGCTCGTCCTGCTGCTGGACGACTACGCCACGCGGACGCTGCACCGACCCGACCTGCCTGCTCAGCCCCGCGAGCGGATCGTCGTCGCCGCTGCCACGATCCACGAGGCGCTCGCCGCCTGCCCGTGGATCGTGGAGGTGCTGACAGCCGACGACCTGATGGCCACATCCGCTCTGTGGTTTGTCGAGCAGATCGTTGACGGCCTGGTCGAATGCGGCCTGTCCCCCGAGCGGGCAGTACACGGCTACCGCGCGATCTGGTACTACACCGCTGGAGAAATCGTGGTCCGCGTGACAGCGGCCCGGCGGCGCACAGACGATGACCGTCCCACCTACCGGGAGCAAGTCTTCGCCGATCTCGACCCGGGCGAGCTACCCCGTTTGGCACAGGTCGCGGACCACTGGGCACCGCTGACCGCCGAGGACACCTACCTGGACGGGCTCCGAGCCCTGGTAGACGGCCTCCTGGCTCCCCGTTGA
- a CDS encoding XRE family transcriptional regulator, translating into MTAPSPTAPSIVARLAAQVARMEAATNAAVGQVTKVLPAISTADANAALEAAVPIPVRGAARFLEELADHMAAHPDALTSGSSLCPPVLLRLAQVLHEAGHPVVRPGCAHCGKIRSDLRQLRPEGRLCGTCDARSRQRETCARCQRDGQRVVARRPEGPICHRCYRADPATFEECAECGQFRHPVVRRDDGRGLCIKCWKRPMRTCVSCGKTAAAALVDDDGALCHLCYNRHRRPRRLCGRCGQLKRIARNARDGQPDLCDGCYQGPDVTCSICSRVRPCASRDEQGQPVCATCYQRHRSGEPCARCGRTKPVNTRWPIGPVCMTCYTAVLRSPAECPRCGMVQPLIARDDDGAEICGPCVGFAADYICKQCGGAGNPHSRGRCAHCVLAERVNALLAGPDGTITPQLEPLAAALADAPSPFPAIQWLKESPNTKLLARLASEGHELSHELLDELPPSRNQRYIRQLLVHTGVLEERNEDIERIPGWLEHELADKPAAHASLARPFLHWFLLRRARQRAATRRHPASADRDLRRRVSIALDFLAWMDQRGLALADLAQEHVDDWIAGATSQRRYLIRYFLKWTTSRRLTCELTVPSIPSQEPQNLLDDEARWRLLQRCLTDDALPTDVRAGGAITLLFGLSTERLCHLTPEHLKFGDKHAHLVLGRHPVLLPPRLAELLRQLAEQPQLRPQLSRAHPGPRWLFPGMVPGKPISTHGMTQKLNRHGILVRTARNGALAALAADLPSPILADVTGMHSHTALRWVAYARRDWAEYLAARAEEVTSSRSQRS; encoded by the coding sequence GTGACCGCCCCTTCTCCGACCGCCCCGTCGATCGTCGCCCGTCTTGCCGCGCAGGTTGCGCGGATGGAAGCTGCTACGAACGCCGCTGTCGGCCAGGTCACCAAGGTCCTGCCGGCCATCAGTACCGCCGATGCGAACGCGGCGTTGGAAGCGGCAGTGCCGATCCCTGTCCGCGGCGCCGCTCGGTTCCTGGAAGAACTCGCCGATCACATGGCCGCACACCCCGACGCCCTGACCTCGGGCAGCTCCCTCTGCCCACCGGTTCTGCTGCGGCTCGCCCAGGTGCTGCACGAAGCCGGACACCCGGTCGTTCGCCCCGGATGCGCACACTGCGGAAAGATCCGGTCCGACCTGCGGCAACTCCGCCCCGAAGGGCGGCTCTGCGGGACATGCGACGCCCGAAGCCGCCAACGCGAAACCTGCGCACGATGCCAGCGCGACGGCCAGCGCGTCGTCGCCCGACGCCCCGAGGGACCGATCTGCCATCGCTGCTACCGCGCGGACCCAGCCACATTCGAGGAGTGCGCCGAATGCGGGCAGTTCCGACACCCGGTGGTACGACGGGACGACGGCCGAGGGCTGTGCATCAAGTGCTGGAAACGCCCCATGCGCACCTGCGTGAGCTGTGGAAAGACCGCAGCCGCCGCCCTCGTTGACGACGACGGCGCACTCTGCCACCTCTGCTACAACCGCCATCGCCGGCCACGAAGGCTCTGCGGCAGGTGCGGACAGCTCAAGCGCATCGCCCGCAACGCGCGAGACGGGCAGCCGGACCTCTGCGACGGCTGCTACCAGGGCCCCGACGTGACCTGTTCGATCTGCAGCAGGGTCCGCCCCTGCGCCAGCCGCGACGAACAGGGTCAGCCGGTCTGCGCCACCTGCTATCAGCGTCATCGCAGCGGCGAGCCGTGCGCCCGCTGCGGCCGAACCAAGCCGGTCAACACCCGTTGGCCGATCGGGCCGGTCTGCATGACGTGCTACACCGCCGTGCTCCGCTCACCGGCCGAGTGCCCGCGCTGCGGCATGGTCCAGCCGCTGATCGCGCGGGATGACGACGGCGCCGAGATCTGCGGACCATGTGTCGGATTCGCCGCTGACTACATCTGCAAGCAGTGCGGCGGGGCAGGCAATCCTCACAGCCGCGGCCGATGCGCTCACTGCGTCCTCGCCGAGCGGGTCAACGCCCTGCTGGCCGGGCCCGACGGCACGATCACCCCACAGCTGGAACCGCTCGCGGCCGCACTGGCGGACGCTCCCTCACCATTCCCTGCTATCCAGTGGCTTAAGGAGAGCCCGAACACCAAGCTCCTCGCCCGGCTGGCGTCCGAAGGGCACGAGCTCAGCCACGAGCTGCTGGATGAACTCCCGCCCAGCCGGAACCAGCGATACATCCGCCAACTCCTCGTCCACACTGGCGTGTTGGAGGAACGCAACGAGGACATCGAACGCATCCCGGGCTGGCTGGAGCACGAACTCGCGGACAAGCCGGCCGCGCACGCCAGCCTCGCCCGCCCGTTCCTGCACTGGTTCCTGCTTCGGCGAGCACGCCAGCGGGCCGCCACACGCCGCCATCCGGCCTCCGCCGACCGCGACCTGCGGCGCCGCGTCAGCATCGCCCTCGACTTCCTGGCCTGGATGGACCAACGCGGCCTGGCCCTCGCCGACCTCGCCCAGGAGCATGTCGACGACTGGATCGCCGGGGCCACCAGCCAGCGGCGCTACCTGATCCGCTACTTCCTGAAATGGACCACGAGCCGCCGGCTCACCTGCGAACTGACCGTGCCCTCCATCCCGAGCCAGGAGCCCCAGAACCTACTCGACGACGAGGCTCGCTGGCGGCTCCTCCAACGCTGCCTGACCGACGATGCCCTGCCGACGGACGTCCGGGCCGGCGGCGCGATCACCCTGCTGTTCGGCCTGTCCACCGAACGTCTTTGCCATCTGACGCCTGAACACCTCAAGTTCGGTGACAAGCACGCCCACCTGGTCCTGGGCCGCCACCCCGTCCTGCTGCCTCCACGGCTCGCCGAGCTCCTTCGGCAACTTGCCGAACAGCCCCAACTGCGGCCGCAGCTCTCGCGAGCCCACCCAGGCCCTCGATGGCTCTTCCCTGGCATGGTCCCGGGCAAGCCGATCTCGACGCACGGCATGACCCAGAAACTCAACCGGCACGGCATCCTGGTTCGCACAGCGCGCAACGGGGCACTGGCCGCCCTCGCTGCTGATCTTCCCAGCCCGATCCTCGCCGACGTGACCGGGATGCACAGCCACACCGCGCTCCGCTGGGTCGCCTACGCAAGACGTGACTGGGCCGAGTACCTCGCCGCCCGCGCCGAGGAGGTCACCAGCAGCAGATCGCAGCGATCATGA
- a CDS encoding helix-turn-helix domain-containing protein — translation MIKKMGYRWNLRKLMADKEMFQTTDLVPLLAERGVNLSREQVFRLVTQPPQRLSMDTLAALCDILGCRPNDLIEVQVVNEEVRKTAGGETPGPLPAVRRTSIRRPEGL, via the coding sequence GTGATCAAGAAGATGGGCTACCGCTGGAACCTGCGCAAGCTCATGGCCGACAAGGAGATGTTCCAGACCACCGACCTGGTGCCGCTGCTGGCCGAACGGGGTGTCAACCTCTCGCGCGAGCAGGTCTTCCGCCTGGTCACGCAGCCGCCGCAGCGGCTGTCGATGGACACTCTCGCGGCTCTGTGCGACATCCTCGGCTGCCGGCCCAACGACCTCATCGAGGTTCAGGTCGTCAACGAAGAGGTACGCAAGACCGCCGGCGGCGAGACGCCCGGCCCGCTGCCGGCCGTGCGCCGGACCTCGATCCGGCGGCCGGAGGGCTTGTGA
- a CDS encoding tyrosine-type recombinase/integrase: MAKAADLAGAAHLMLVDGISYLDPEPAVFEAMLEGWTKQQRARFLKWDGTIKPRLSLVRRFAEFSNQYPWQWQSAEVEAFIDHLRTKTPTFTVSSGRNYQNHLRLFCEYITDPRYGWMSVCQERFGEVPVQILHEWNTVTHVSEYEGDPRRRPLTYDEIQDLFDAADGRVEEIRKRGRKGVLTAMRDSALIKTYYAYGMRRRENVGLDLADLRRNPKAPQYKRHGAVFVRWGKSSKGSPPKRRTIFTVPEMDWIVDDLDHYLTEVRPRFNVGKHPAIWVTERAGRLSRRSANEAFEAAKQAADLPEELELHCLRHSYITHLTEFDYPERFIQDQAGHGYASTTALYTGVSDEYRNRLLHKKLGQRFPGIWEDPK, translated from the coding sequence GTGGCGAAAGCTGCCGATTTGGCGGGTGCGGCACACCTGATGCTCGTGGACGGGATCTCCTACCTGGACCCCGAGCCGGCTGTGTTCGAGGCCATGCTGGAGGGGTGGACCAAGCAGCAGCGGGCCCGCTTTCTGAAGTGGGACGGAACCATCAAGCCGCGGCTGTCACTGGTCCGCCGGTTCGCCGAGTTCTCCAACCAGTACCCGTGGCAGTGGCAGTCGGCGGAGGTCGAGGCGTTCATCGACCACCTGCGCACGAAGACGCCGACGTTCACGGTGTCGAGCGGCCGGAACTACCAGAACCACCTGCGGCTGTTTTGCGAGTACATCACCGACCCGCGCTACGGCTGGATGTCCGTCTGTCAGGAGCGCTTCGGTGAGGTGCCGGTCCAGATCCTGCACGAGTGGAACACCGTCACCCATGTCAGTGAGTACGAGGGCGACCCGCGCCGTCGGCCGCTGACCTACGACGAGATCCAGGACCTGTTCGACGCTGCCGACGGGCGGGTCGAGGAAATCCGGAAGCGCGGCCGCAAGGGCGTATTGACCGCGATGCGCGACTCCGCCCTGATCAAGACCTACTACGCCTATGGCATGCGGCGTCGGGAGAACGTCGGCCTCGACCTCGCCGACCTGCGGCGCAACCCGAAGGCTCCGCAATACAAGCGCCACGGGGCGGTGTTCGTACGCTGGGGCAAGTCCTCCAAGGGCAGCCCGCCCAAGCGCCGCACCATCTTCACCGTCCCGGAGATGGACTGGATCGTCGACGACCTCGACCACTACCTGACCGAGGTCCGGCCCCGGTTCAACGTGGGCAAGCACCCGGCGATCTGGGTCACCGAACGCGCCGGGCGACTGTCACGCCGATCGGCGAACGAAGCCTTCGAAGCCGCCAAGCAGGCCGCTGACCTGCCCGAAGAACTCGAATTGCACTGCCTGAGGCATTCCTATATCACACATTTGACCGAATTTGATTACCCGGAAAGGTTCATCCAGGACCAGGCCGGCCACGGCTATGCCAGCACGACGGCCCTCTATACCGGCGTCTCGGACGAGTACCGCAACCGGCTGCTGCACAAGAAGTTGGGCCAGCGATTCCCCGGCATTTGGGAGGACCCGAAGTGA
- a CDS encoding site-specific integrase: MSEWHVEWVPDPGQWGTLPPEGILGVQNLPEAVGRIGLRPGDPVYVRPDGTVDTGLLDFVRSKEFRNLERESKRNYATDIRILLEFLSSRGASWREATEQDLADFRDWRCRAPENPQRIGGTKWNREAAAFTKLFKWGKVYPLPVDVSRREDRAADSVSARVSWLTPRTWGLWSNVGLRGHTRAGVAAPGWESRTEIRNTSFVQLLLSSGLRRQEGGSLLTFELPAQRLRHGRYLHGRIAGAVTRSKNTRTFYTSMDAIGQVEAYVQSERAWAIQRAQETGAYDRLPMMRLVTKVTRGLKPKVEWVGADGVVGGQDLNRLGWRERQWLFLEGPDGPEPAWLWLTEQGLPMDPDRWNGVFRNANLRCEEVLLTEEERKVERRFRLADVRGKTPYATPHAARHSMALYMLILLNELFESRYGLTKKDRRDFALLFGDPWWLVKTVLGHVDVETTKRHYLAPVSHLQLESILAAAETTEEGKDVENLDDVFSQLARETAGIQDIDTLVGVAS, translated from the coding sequence TTGAGCGAGTGGCATGTGGAGTGGGTACCGGATCCGGGGCAGTGGGGGACGCTGCCGCCGGAGGGCATCTTGGGGGTACAGAACCTGCCAGAGGCGGTGGGCCGGATCGGTTTGAGGCCGGGGGATCCGGTGTACGTGCGACCGGACGGCACGGTAGATACGGGGCTGCTGGATTTTGTCCGCTCCAAGGAATTCCGGAATCTTGAGCGGGAATCGAAGCGGAATTACGCGACGGATATCCGAATACTTCTGGAGTTTTTGTCGTCTCGTGGGGCGTCGTGGCGAGAGGCGACCGAGCAGGATCTCGCGGACTTCCGTGACTGGCGGTGCCGGGCCCCGGAGAACCCTCAGAGGATCGGTGGGACGAAGTGGAACCGTGAGGCGGCGGCGTTCACGAAGCTGTTCAAGTGGGGGAAGGTCTACCCGCTGCCGGTGGACGTGTCGCGGCGGGAGGACCGGGCAGCGGACTCGGTGAGTGCGCGGGTGTCGTGGCTGACGCCGCGGACCTGGGGCCTGTGGTCGAATGTCGGGCTGCGGGGGCACACCCGGGCGGGGGTGGCGGCGCCTGGGTGGGAGTCGCGGACGGAGATCCGCAATACGAGCTTCGTGCAGTTGCTGCTGAGTTCGGGGCTGCGTCGGCAGGAGGGGGGTTCGCTGCTGACGTTCGAGCTGCCGGCCCAGCGCCTGCGGCACGGTCGCTACCTGCACGGTCGCATCGCGGGCGCCGTGACGAGGTCGAAGAACACCCGCACGTTCTACACATCCATGGACGCCATCGGCCAGGTTGAGGCTTACGTCCAGTCCGAGCGAGCTTGGGCGATCCAGCGGGCTCAGGAAACGGGCGCCTATGACCGGTTGCCGATGATGCGGCTGGTCACGAAGGTGACGCGCGGACTGAAGCCGAAGGTCGAGTGGGTGGGTGCCGATGGCGTCGTCGGCGGGCAGGACCTGAACCGGTTGGGTTGGAGGGAACGGCAGTGGCTGTTCCTGGAGGGGCCGGATGGGCCGGAGCCGGCGTGGCTGTGGCTGACCGAGCAGGGCCTGCCGATGGACCCCGACCGTTGGAACGGCGTGTTCAGGAACGCGAACCTGCGCTGCGAGGAGGTCCTGCTCACCGAGGAGGAGCGGAAGGTCGAGCGGAGGTTCCGGCTCGCGGACGTCCGCGGGAAGACTCCGTACGCAACCCCGCATGCCGCCAGGCACTCCATGGCCCTCTACATGCTGATCCTGCTCAATGAGCTGTTCGAGTCCCGCTACGGGCTGACGAAGAAGGACCGGCGGGACTTCGCCCTGTTGTTCGGTGACCCGTGGTGGCTGGTGAAGACGGTCTTGGGGCACGTGGACGTGGAGACGACGAAACGGCACTACCTCGCCCCCGTCTCCCACCTGCAGCTGGAGTCGATCCTCGCCGCCGCCGAGACTACTGAGGAAGGCAAGGACGTCGAGAACCTGGACGACGTCTTCTCCCAGCTGGCCCGGGAGACGGCCGGCATCCAGGACATCGACACGCTCGTTGGGGTGGCCTCGTGA
- a CDS encoding site-specific integrase yields the protein MPPYLYEVREGCASWLDEAGVPDGLPYLLSPRFEYDVVLNSYFLQANLLTAPWNSNANRARALARFCGFLHVARGGKSWRQATEADHLAFHQWRRRDGAGPRVEGDTWNQEVALVNQFFEWAVRKGHVTENPIPQRQAKPGPPGTVLGPRASATVPSTYAHDENGERIEWMPPRTYRLWRDVGLRGYGPDGLPSGHFRGRWASRNTAFSDLMVRTGERLTEQSCLSVFEVPSRTDVTGYQRFWLPGPIAKNYSARWIYVPHSLVLDIADYVQWDRADAVERAQAAGRYQRIRRPLVISDPDRPEVVHALSSGGITRMRLNDLTPAERYRLLRETDNGLEPAMLWLTEDGMPMSVSGWKAMFTTANERCRAAGLDLAAHAHLLRHTFAVVTLEQLQRAHIAQLGAMNQYQRGHYVRIFGDPLDWVRRRLGHRSILTTLIYLHALQELEMETRMALVPDVWEDPRDTPLAQLGDDALAPGVEE from the coding sequence GTGCCTCCCTACCTGTACGAAGTCCGGGAGGGGTGTGCTTCGTGGCTGGATGAAGCAGGGGTTCCCGACGGGCTGCCGTACCTGCTCTCGCCGCGTTTTGAGTACGACGTGGTGCTCAACTCGTACTTCCTTCAGGCGAATCTTCTGACTGCTCCGTGGAACAGCAACGCCAACCGAGCGCGAGCGCTGGCCCGCTTCTGCGGCTTCCTGCACGTCGCGCGCGGAGGAAAGTCGTGGCGGCAGGCCACGGAGGCCGATCACCTCGCATTCCACCAGTGGCGGCGGCGCGACGGGGCCGGGCCGCGGGTCGAGGGCGACACCTGGAACCAGGAAGTCGCCCTCGTGAACCAGTTCTTCGAGTGGGCGGTCCGCAAGGGACACGTGACGGAGAACCCCATTCCACAGCGCCAGGCAAAGCCCGGCCCGCCGGGCACGGTGCTGGGCCCTCGCGCGTCCGCGACGGTGCCTTCCACCTACGCGCACGACGAGAACGGCGAGCGCATCGAGTGGATGCCGCCGCGAACCTACCGGCTCTGGCGGGACGTCGGACTACGCGGCTACGGGCCGGACGGACTGCCCTCCGGCCACTTCCGAGGCCGGTGGGCCTCTCGCAACACGGCCTTCTCCGACCTGATGGTGCGCACGGGAGAGCGCCTGACCGAACAGTCCTGCCTCTCCGTCTTCGAGGTTCCCTCCCGCACCGACGTGACTGGCTACCAGCGCTTTTGGCTGCCGGGGCCCATCGCGAAGAACTACTCCGCACGCTGGATCTACGTCCCGCACAGCCTGGTGCTGGACATCGCCGACTACGTGCAGTGGGACCGCGCGGACGCCGTGGAGCGGGCCCAGGCGGCGGGCCGCTACCAGCGCATCCGCCGTCCCTTGGTAATCAGCGACCCTGACCGGCCGGAGGTCGTCCACGCGCTGTCTTCCGGCGGGATCACACGGATGCGGCTGAACGACCTGACCCCGGCCGAGCGCTACCGGCTGCTGCGGGAGACGGACAACGGCCTGGAACCGGCGATGCTCTGGCTGACCGAGGACGGCATGCCAATGTCGGTCTCGGGCTGGAAGGCCATGTTCACCACGGCCAACGAACGCTGCCGCGCGGCCGGTCTTGACCTCGCGGCCCACGCCCACCTACTGCGTCACACGTTCGCGGTCGTCACCCTCGAACAACTTCAGCGCGCCCACATCGCCCAGCTCGGCGCGATGAACCAGTACCAGCGCGGCCACTACGTGAGGATCTTCGGGGACCCGTTGGACTGGGTCCGCCGCAGACTCGGACACCGGTCGATCCTCACCACTCTGATCTACCTGCACGCCTTGCAGGAGTTGGAGATGGAGACCCGGATGGCCTTGGTTCCCGACGTCTGGGAGGACCCGCGCGACACGCCGCTGGCCCAGCTCGGGGACGACGCACTCGCCCCGGGAGTCGAGGAATGA
- a CDS encoding MFS transporter, with product MVLAAVAVAQFAVALDLSVVNVALPAIHTALGFAPLDLSWVVHVYALTLGGFLLLGGRACDLYGRRRLFVLGLAVFGLCSLAGGLAQTPWQLIAARAGQGLGAAAATPATLAMLTTTFPEGPQRVRALGVWSGVNAAGGALGVLAGGLLAQYAGWRWVMLINLPIVAVALALVRAGVPAEARPARRERLDVLGAVLATGGVGLLVTGVVRTDAQGWDSPATWTMLVAAAMLLAAFVVTESRHSAPLLRLGLLRSRWVAGANVLVFFSTAGQFAAFYFVSLYMQQVLGMGAAATGAAFLPFAVSLVAGTLVATRITAARTPRASLVPGALLAAVGLAWFAFISPDGGFLTDVLGPCIITGTGVGLVIAPIVAAATTGVARHEAGMASGLMNSSRQLGGCIGLAALATIAAHRTGTATDPAAINDGYALGLAIAAALFGIAAVVAITVLPRRQAETPALQPATAENRLEGTPS from the coding sequence ATGGTGCTGGCAGCCGTGGCCGTCGCCCAGTTCGCCGTCGCCCTGGACTTATCCGTGGTCAACGTCGCCCTGCCCGCGATCCACACCGCGCTGGGATTCGCACCGCTCGACCTGTCGTGGGTCGTGCACGTCTACGCGCTCACGCTCGGCGGCTTTCTGCTGTTGGGAGGCCGCGCATGCGACCTCTACGGCCGACGACGGCTGTTCGTGCTCGGCTTGGCCGTCTTCGGGCTGTGCTCACTGGCGGGCGGGCTCGCCCAGACACCCTGGCAACTGATCGCCGCCCGCGCCGGCCAGGGCCTGGGAGCCGCCGCGGCCACGCCGGCCACGCTGGCGATGCTCACCACCACCTTCCCCGAGGGCCCGCAGCGCGTGCGCGCGCTCGGGGTGTGGAGCGGGGTGAACGCCGCAGGCGGAGCGCTGGGCGTGCTGGCGGGTGGGCTGCTGGCCCAGTACGCGGGCTGGCGCTGGGTGATGCTGATCAATCTCCCCATCGTCGCGGTGGCTCTCGCGCTGGTCCGCGCAGGCGTGCCCGCCGAAGCACGCCCCGCCCGGCGCGAGAGGCTGGATGTGCTCGGTGCCGTCCTGGCCACCGGTGGAGTCGGACTGCTGGTGACCGGTGTCGTGCGCACCGACGCCCAAGGGTGGGACTCCCCGGCCACATGGACGATGCTCGTCGCCGCAGCCATGCTCCTGGCCGCCTTCGTCGTCACCGAATCCCGGCATTCCGCACCGCTGTTGCGCCTGGGCCTGCTGCGCAGCCGCTGGGTCGCCGGCGCCAACGTGCTGGTCTTCTTCTCCACGGCCGGGCAGTTCGCGGCGTTCTACTTCGTGTCCCTGTACATGCAGCAGGTTCTGGGCATGGGTGCCGCGGCGACCGGTGCCGCGTTCCTGCCCTTCGCTGTAAGTCTGGTCGCGGGCACCCTCGTCGCGACCCGCATCACCGCGGCACGCACCCCCCGTGCGTCCCTGGTGCCTGGCGCCCTGCTGGCCGCTGTGGGCCTGGCCTGGTTCGCCTTCATCAGCCCCGACGGCGGATTCCTCACCGATGTGCTCGGCCCCTGCATCATCACCGGCACCGGCGTCGGACTAGTCATCGCCCCGATCGTCGCCGCCGCAACCACCGGCGTCGCCCGCCATGAGGCCGGCATGGCCTCCGGCCTCATGAACAGCTCCCGCCAACTCGGCGGCTGCATCGGCCTGGCCGCTCTGGCCACCATCGCCGCACACCGCACCGGCACGGCAACCGACCCCGCCGCAATCAACGACGGCTACGCCCTAGGCCTTGCCATCGCCGCCGCCCTCTTCGGGATCGCGGCCGTCGTGGCGATCACCGTGCTGCCTCGCCGCCAGGCCGAAACACCCGCCCTGCAACCCGCCACCGCAGAGAACCGACTGGAAGGAACGCCGTCATGA
- a CDS encoding cupin domain-containing protein: MTTTPPSPIDLFASALHIHPDGDVQAAERQMTNSNSGAWQLATFHVETDADVHADHWEMHPHAEEAVCCLTGGVRLYFRPARPDDTEDMVQLQPGTAVIVPRGRWHRLELDAPGDLMSITLRHGTRLEKRTDTR; the protein is encoded by the coding sequence ATGACGACAACGCCCCCCTCACCCATCGACCTGTTCGCCTCGGCGCTGCACATCCACCCCGACGGCGATGTCCAAGCCGCCGAACGGCAGATGACGAACAGCAACTCCGGCGCCTGGCAGCTCGCGACATTCCACGTGGAGACCGACGCCGACGTACACGCCGACCACTGGGAGATGCACCCGCATGCCGAGGAGGCGGTGTGCTGCCTGACCGGCGGTGTCCGCCTCTACTTCCGTCCCGCCAGGCCCGACGACACCGAGGACATGGTGCAGTTGCAGCCAGGCACCGCCGTGATCGTCCCCCGTGGCCGCTGGCACCGCCTGGAGCTGGACGCCCCCGGCGACCTGATGTCGATCACCCTTCGCCACGGCACCCGCCTCGAAAAACGTACCGACACTCGCTGA